From the genome of Tsukamurella pulmonis:
GGCCGGTAGTAGTTCTTCCGCACCCCGACGGTGGCGAATCCGTTGCGCTCGTAGAGCGTCCGCGCCGGGTCGTTGTCGGTCCGCACCTCCAGGAAGACGGCGCCGCCGTGTCGGTCGGCCTCGTCGAGCAGGGTGCGCAGCAGCGCGTACCCCACTCCCCCGCCCTGGTACTCGGGATCGACCCCGATGGTGAGCACCTCCGACTCGGGGAAGAAGGTGTTGCCCAGCAATCCGATTCCCGCGTAGCCGACGAGCCTGCCGTCCGCGGCCTCGTCCCGCGCGGCGAAGAAGCGGGTGTGCCGCTCGGGCGTGAACGCCGAAGCGGGCCAGGGGCTGTCACCCTCGAAGAGGACGGTCTCCAGCTCCGCGCAGCGCTGCGCCTCGTCGGGCCGCAGCTCGCCGATCACGATGTCAGGCACGGGCGGCCATCTCGACGGCGTCGGGGCGGCGCAGGTACAGCGGCACGAGCGGCTGCGGCTCGGTCCCGAGCAGGTGCGCGCCCACCGCGACGAGACTCTCCGGGGTCGGCGATCCCTCGACGGTGCGCGCGCCCTCGGTCTCGAGCTCGGCGGGCTTGATCACGCCCGGGCCGGCGGTGCGGACACCGTCGGTGTAGCGGGCCCAGTAGACCTCCTTGCGGCGGGCATCGGTGACCACGACGACGTCCCCCGCCTCCCCGTGCGCGATGGCGTCGAGGCTGCACACGCCGTGCACCTCGATGCCGAGCGCGTCGCCGAACGCGGCGCCGGTGGCCATGCCGACGCGCAGCCCGGTGAACGGGCCAGGGCCGCAGCCGACGATGACCGCGCCCAGGTCCTCGCGGCGCAGTCCCGCCTCGGCGAGGCACTCGAGCAGATACGGCACGAGCACCTCCGCGTGGCCGCGGGCGTGGACGCGGTCGCGGCGGGCGAGAACCGCGCCGGTCGCGGAGTCGACGATGCCCACGGTGAGCGCCGGCGTGGCGGTGTCGAGGGCGAGGACGTACATACCTGCAGGTTACCGCCTCGCCGCCGCCCGCCCGAAATCCGCGGGACGCTCACCCCGGCCGCATCAGTCCCCGGACGAACTGAGCGATCACGGCGCGCACCTCGGCCAGCGCCGCGTCCCGGTCGTCGGCCCGGGTGACGTAGAGCGCGGATTCGTCGAGCATGCCCAGGATGACGTGGGCGAGCGGCCGGACGGGCTGCGCGGCCATCCAGTCCCGCTCGATCGCCCGGGCGATGAGCCCCTCGATCACGGCGAGCCCGTACTTCTCACCGCGGGCGCGCCAGCCCTCCCAGCCGAGGACGGCGGGCGCGTCGATCATCGTGATCCGCGTGATGCCGGGCGCCGCGATCGCCTCCATGAAGGCGTCGACCGCGAGCAGCATGGTCTCCACCGGATCCAGCTCCCCCGCCGCGAGGACGGCCTGCGCGGCGCCGGCGATGGTCTCCTCCTCGACCGCATCGAAGACCGCCTCGAACAGGCCGCGCTTGTCCCCGAACTGGTGATAGAGCGCGCCGCGGGTGACGCCCGCCGCCTCGACGATCGCCTGC
Proteins encoded in this window:
- the rimI gene encoding ribosomal protein S18-alanine N-acetyltransferase gives rise to the protein MPDIVIGELRPDEAQRCAELETVLFEGDSPWPASAFTPERHTRFFAARDEAADGRLVGYAGIGLLGNTFFPESEVLTIGVDPEYQGGGVGYALLRTLLDEADRHGGAVFLEVRTDNDPARTLYERNGFATVGVRKNYYRPSGADAYTMKREAQGQR
- the tsaB gene encoding tRNA (adenosine(37)-N6)-threonylcarbamoyltransferase complex dimerization subunit type 1 TsaB, which translates into the protein MYVLALDTATPALTVGIVDSATGAVLARRDRVHARGHAEVLVPYLLECLAEAGLRREDLGAVIVGCGPGPFTGLRVGMATGAAFGDALGIEVHGVCSLDAIAHGEAGDVVVVTDARRKEVYWARYTDGVRTAGPGVIKPAELETEGARTVEGSPTPESLVAVGAHLLGTEPQPLVPLYLRRPDAVEMAARA
- a CDS encoding TetR/AcrR family transcriptional regulator — translated: MEVNGEGRGGRRTQAERTAATRAALIVAARALFAEHGYAGVGTQAIVEAAGVTRGALYHQFGDKRGLFEAVFDAVEEETIAGAAQAVLAAGELDPVETMLLAVDAFMEAIAAPGITRITMIDAPAVLGWEGWRARGEKYGLAVIEGLIARAIERDWMAAQPVRPLAHVILGMLDESALYVTRADDRDAALAEVRAVIAQFVRGLMRPG